The Geomonas agri genome contains the following window.
TGGCGGTCCATCTTCTCGTCCACCTCAAGGGGTATAACTTTCGTTAAGCTTATAATGAATGTTATACCTGCCGTAAAATCCCCTTTCTTCGTTATTTCCCACCTTCTCTCAAACAGCTTTCCATCACTGGTTATACCCCATTGTTTCTAATGTTAGGGTCGTAAATGGCGTATTCGGATAACAATCCGAGTTGTTAGCTGTTTACGCCATGTTTGGCACCGGCTTTGCTGTATATGAAGACACACTGCACGCTTATTCGCGTTCCATCTTTCGAAACGACGGTTGGGTGTGAACGGCCGGCAGGCAAACTGCCCATATCCTGTGCAGCAGCTTTGAGTGACTCGATTGGCAACAAATAGAAAAGGAGCAGCAGATGATCAAGTTTGAAGGGGTCCACAAGTGGTTCAAAAAGCTTCACGTGCTTAACGGGATCGATCTCCACGTCAAACAGGGAGAAGTGGTCGTGGTTTGCGGTCCCTCGGGGTCGGGCAAGTCCACTCTGATCCGCACCATCAACCAGTTGGAGCCGATCGAGGAGGGGAGCCTGATCGTCGACGGCATGGACCTCAGGAGCAAGAAGACCGATCTCAACAAGCTGCGCGCCGAGGTGGGCTTCGTGTTCCAGCAGTTCAACCTGTACCCGCACCTCTCGGTCATCGACAACATCACCCTGGCCCCGATCAAGATCCGCAAGACTCCCAAAAAGGAAGCGCAGGAGCAGGCCATGGAGCTTTTGGAGCGCGTCGGCCTCGCGGTCAAGCGTGACGCCTACCCGACCCAGCTCTCCGGCGGTCAGCAGCAGCGCGTCGCCATCGCCCGCGCCCTGGCCATGAAGCCGCGCATCATGCTCTTCGACGAGCCGACCTCCGCACTCGACCCCGAGATGATCGGCGAGGTTCTCGCGGTCATGCAGGACCTTGCCAGCACCGGCATGACCATGGTCTGTGTCACCCACGAGATGGGCTTCGCCCGCGAGGTGTCCGACCGCGTCGTGTTCATGGACCACGGCATCATCCTCGAGGAGGCACAGCCGGAAGAGTTCTTCCGCAACCCGCAGCACGACCGCGCCAAGCAGTTCCTGAAGCAGCTGCTGTCGCCGATGCACTAGAGAACTTGTTCACCTGTCGAACGCCGCATTCCTGCGACGCGGGTGCCTGTTAATACAGAAATCAAAAGGAGAGTACTGTGAAAAGATTGGCTGCTGTTGTTATGGGTTTGGCCCTGTTGGGTTCTTTCGGTAAGGCGATGGCCGCGGCTCCCGCCGATACCCTTGCTGAGGTTAAGAAGAAAGGCGTTCTCGTTGCGGGTGTCAAGGACTCCCTTCCTCCTTTTGGTTACGTTGACGAGAAAAGCCGCGAGATCGTGGGCTACGACGTGGACTTCGTCAAAGCCATCGCCAAGAAGCTGGGCGTGAAGGTCGAGCTGAAGCCGGTTACCTCCGCTTCCCGCATGCCGCAGCTCACCGAAGGCAACATCGACATCATCGCCGCCACCATGACCAAGAACCCGGAGCGCGCCAAGCAGATCGGCTTCAGCCACACCTACTTCGCCACCGGTCAGAAGTTCATCACCGTGAAGGGCAAAGTGAAGAGCCTGAAGGACCTGGCCGGCAAGAAGATCGGCACCGCCAAGGGTTCCACCTCCGAGCAGAACGTGAAGGCCGCCCTGCCGACCTCCACCGTGCTCTCCTTCGACGACTACCCGCAGGCGTTCCTGGCCCTGCAGCAGGGTAAGGTGCAGGCCGTGACCACTGACGAGGCGATCCTCGCCGGCATCCTCGCCAAAGCTCCCAACAAATCCAAATTCGAGATCCCGAACGTCCAGATCTCCAACGAGCCGTACGGCCTCGGCATGAGGAAAGACGACGCCAAGTTCATCGCCTTCGTGAACAAGACCATCCTCGACATGGAAAAGAGCGGCGAAGCCAAAAAGATCTTCGAGAAGTGGTTCGGCAAAGGTACCGAATTCCAGCTCAAGCGTAACTTTAAGATCGTAGCGGACAAGTAACAAACAGGTTGAGGTTAAGGTTGAGGTTGAGTTAATCGCTCTTCTCTCAACCTTGACCTCGGCGTGTCGTTTAAACAGTAAACCGGGTTGCAGATTGAGCTCCGGTTGAGAAAGGATATTTAGCTGGTAGTTTTTCTCTCAACCTTGACCTCAACCTCAACCTGCCTCTAAGGGGTTTCACGTGCTAAAGTACACATTTGACTGGTCCATCGTCACCTCCGGCAAGTATTTCGAATGGCTGGTTTCCGGGCTCAAGGTAACACTGGAGCTCTCCGCCGTCGGCATCGTCTGCGCCTTTATCCTGGGGCTCCTGATCGCCGTGCTCAAGATGAGCCACTACCGCCCGGTGCGCTGGATCGCCACCGCCTACCTGGAGTTTTTCCGGAACACGCCGCTGCTGGTCCAGATCTTCTTCTGGTACTTCGGCTCGTACAAGGTGCTCCCGGCGGCGGTCAACGAGTGGCTTAACAGCACGAACTTCGAGTTCGCCGCGGCCGCCATCGCCCTAACCATCTATACCTCGGCCTTCATCGCCGAGGACATCAGGTCGGGCATCCTTTCCATTCCCAAGGAGCAGATGGAGGCGGCCAGGAGCGCCGGCTTCTCCTATCTTCGTTCCATGCAGTACATCATCCTGCCGCAGGCGGTGCGCATCACCATCCCGCCCCTGGTGAACCAGTTCCTGAACTTGGCCAAGAACTCTTCGCTCGCGATGAGCATCGGGGTCATGGAACTCACCTACCAGGCGCGCCAGGTCGAGAGCTACACCTTCAAGGGGTTCGAGGCGTTCACCGCCGCCACCGTGGTTTACCTCGGGCTCTCCGTGGTCATCACGGCGCTCATGGACGTGTACAA
Protein-coding sequences here:
- a CDS encoding amino acid ABC transporter ATP-binding protein, with product MIKFEGVHKWFKKLHVLNGIDLHVKQGEVVVVCGPSGSGKSTLIRTINQLEPIEEGSLIVDGMDLRSKKTDLNKLRAEVGFVFQQFNLYPHLSVIDNITLAPIKIRKTPKKEAQEQAMELLERVGLAVKRDAYPTQLSGGQQQRVAIARALAMKPRIMLFDEPTSALDPEMIGEVLAVMQDLASTGMTMVCVTHEMGFAREVSDRVVFMDHGIILEEAQPEEFFRNPQHDRAKQFLKQLLSPMH
- a CDS encoding ABC transporter substrate-binding protein, with product MKRLAAVVMGLALLGSFGKAMAAAPADTLAEVKKKGVLVAGVKDSLPPFGYVDEKSREIVGYDVDFVKAIAKKLGVKVELKPVTSASRMPQLTEGNIDIIAATMTKNPERAKQIGFSHTYFATGQKFITVKGKVKSLKDLAGKKIGTAKGSTSEQNVKAALPTSTVLSFDDYPQAFLALQQGKVQAVTTDEAILAGILAKAPNKSKFEIPNVQISNEPYGLGMRKDDAKFIAFVNKTILDMEKSGEAKKIFEKWFGKGTEFQLKRNFKIVADK
- a CDS encoding amino acid ABC transporter permease — its product is MLKYTFDWSIVTSGKYFEWLVSGLKVTLELSAVGIVCAFILGLLIAVLKMSHYRPVRWIATAYLEFFRNTPLLVQIFFWYFGSYKVLPAAVNEWLNSTNFEFAAAAIALTIYTSAFIAEDIRSGILSIPKEQMEAARSAGFSYLRSMQYIILPQAVRITIPPLVNQFLNLAKNSSLAMSIGVMELTYQARQVESYTFKGFEAFTAATVVYLGLSVVITALMDVYNKKVLNPHRA